In Aptenodytes patagonicus chromosome 22, bAptPat1.pri.cur, whole genome shotgun sequence, one DNA window encodes the following:
- the FANCE gene encoding Fanconi anemia group E protein: MEPPCLPWLRSFDKPSRLLLHALTSGSSGVLAALRMLQRVQAHEGPGQAFPWQAFTTALCAEEPTLEGPEGALAVKPRLLLLPVICQRNLFSLLLVMQAVMPGGCLGRLLQAMEQDSHVDPWVRTLGDLLRQGARGEERSPPPVPLSSACQQQLRCLCRKIAQNKPEGRRKLNWCFSEQPGAAGDVADSVLQGGKRKKVSEESLELDEEREGKRLLLEEVAFDLPGTQEGGDAAGVEEEVPGETSGDRSAQNLAGAAPESSQQDAAGEPRKISQAELAAEVQSFLQVHGPRLKMLLQKEANHSELSIPPELHILNNCSPGQLEGLCSFLQLSTCPEHLLVCFCSWLLALTPDLSYTSAAILAEQLFLRRVLSLTQPPSRHLMAALASFCSKYSQPFCRVLVAAVLQEPGEGAEQTKLVCELVEECLEPDCVRLVLSQVLEVPLSEKLLPVAQAVLGRQEVLPPELFDLLVLTLCRQAPAFTTSLNYAKLVTAVLTMYQSQVTPAHRSRLAAALDQSNAALKKSLQAVLEGAR; encoded by the exons atggagcccccctgcctgccctggctgcgGAGCTTCGACAAGCCGTCCCGCCTCCTGCTCCACGCGCTCACCTCTGGCTCCTCCGGCGTGCTGGCCGCCCTCCGAATGCTGCAGCGGGTCCAGGCCCACGAGGGACCGGGGCAGGCGTTTCCCTGGCAGGCCTTCACCACAGCCCTGTGCGCCGAGGAGCCTACGCTGGAGGGGCCGGAGGGGGCCCTGGCTGT cAAACCGCgtctgctgctgctccccgtCATATGCCAGAGAaacctcttctccctgctcctcgTGATGCAAGCTGTGATGCCAGGGGGCTGCCTTGGCCGGCTGCTCCAGGCCATGGAGCAGGATTCCCACGTGGATCCCTGGGTGCGGACACTGGGGGATCTGCTCCGGCAGGGAGCGAGGGGAGAAGAGCGCTCCCCACCTCCTGTTCCCTTGTCTTCTGCATGCCAGCAGCAGCTTAGGTGTCTGTGCCGGAAAATTGCCCAGAACAAACCAGAGGGGCGAAGAAAGCTGAACTGGTGCTTCAGTGAGCAGCCCGGTGCCGCTGGGGACGTGGCTGACTCTGTGCTTCAAGGTGGGAAGCGCAAGAAAGTGTCGGAGGAGAGCCTGGAGTTGGatgaggagagagaggggaagaggttgctgctggaggaggtggcatTTGACCTCCCAGGAACCCAGGAGGGTGGGGATGCAGCAGGGGTGGAAGAGGAGGTGCCTGGGGAGACTTCAGGGGACAGATCTGCTCAGAACCTGGCCGGAGCTGCTCCAGAAAGCTCCCAGCAGGATGCGGCTGGGGAGCCCAGGAAGAtttcccaggcagagctggcagcggAGGTCCAGTCCTTTCTCCAG GTGCATGGTCCGAGgctgaaaatgctgctgcagaaggaggccAAC CACTCGGAGCTGAGCATCCCGCCTGAGCTGCACATCCTGAACAACTGCTCTCCCGGTCAG CTCGAGGGGCtgtgctccttcctccagctctccacatgcccggagcacctcctggtgtgtttctgcagctggctgctggcGCTCACCCCCGACCTCAGCTACACAAGCGCAGCCATCCTGGCAGAGCAGCTCTTTCTCAGGCGA GTCCTGTCCCTCACCCAGCCGCCGTCCCGCCACCTCATGGCTGCCCTCGCTTCATTTTGCTCCAAGTATTCCCAGCCCTTCTGTCGAGTCCTGGTGGCTGCGGTCCTGCAGGAGCCAGGGGAAG gtgcTGAGCAGACCAAGCTGGTGTGCGAGCTTGTGGAGGAGTGCCTGGAGCCAGACTGTGTGAGACTGGTGCTAAG CCAGGTCCTGGAGGTGCCTTTGTCAGAGAAGCTCCTGCCGGTGgcacaggctgtgctggggcGGCAG GAGGTGCTGCCCCCCGAGCTCTTCGATCTCCTGGTCCTGACTCTGTGCCGGCAGGCCCCAGCCTTCACCACGTCGCTGAATTATGCCAAGCTGGTGACGGCCGTGCTCACCATGTACCAAAGCCAG GTCACCCCAGCCCACCGGAGCCGTCTGGCTGCCGCTCTGGATCAGAGCAATGCAGCTCTGAAGAAATCGCTGCAGGCCGTGCTGGAAGGAGCCAG gTGA